A genomic window from Ruminiclostridium cellulolyticum H10 includes:
- a CDS encoding O-methyltransferase: MINYEYITQYIRETIKPSTGLLAELEEYALKNHVPIIQPEVAALLKVIGSMKRPARILEVGTAIGYSSILFSGFMQQKGIIDTIERNEEMIELARKNIKRAGLQGNINVIAGDASEVLACLDKSYDMIFIDAAKGQYGEFFEHCKRMLASGGILVSDNVLYKGMTASDDLVVRRKRTIVNRMRSFLKELCEDESFETGIIPIGDGVALSYKKQ, translated from the coding sequence ATGATTAATTATGAATACATTACTCAATATATAAGAGAGACTATTAAACCTAGTACAGGCCTTTTAGCGGAGCTTGAAGAATATGCTTTAAAAAATCATGTTCCAATAATTCAGCCTGAGGTTGCAGCACTTTTGAAGGTTATTGGAAGTATGAAGCGGCCCGCAAGAATTCTGGAGGTTGGGACAGCCATAGGATATTCTTCTATATTGTTTTCGGGATTTATGCAGCAAAAGGGTATAATAGATACCATAGAGCGAAATGAAGAAATGATTGAGCTGGCCAGAAAAAACATAAAGCGTGCCGGACTTCAGGGTAATATAAATGTTATTGCAGGAGATGCTTCAGAGGTTCTGGCCTGCCTTGACAAAAGCTATGATATGATTTTCATTGATGCAGCCAAGGGACAGTATGGGGAGTTTTTTGAACATTGCAAGAGAATGCTTGCCTCAGGCGGTATTCTTGTTTCAGACAATGTTCTGTACAAGGGTATGACTGCAAGTGATGACCTTGTGGTAAGAAGAAAGAGAACTATAGTTAACAGAATGAGAAGCTTCCTGAAAGAACTTTGCGAGGATGAGTCATTTGAGACAGGTATTATCCCTATAGGAGATGGAGTAGCACTAAGCTATAAGAAACAGTAA